TCCGCGATGACGTAGGTCACGCTCTCGTTCCTCCTCGGTAGGGCTGTCCATATCGCGCGGGAGCGCGGCGTCGTCGATGCCCGCACCTAGTATCTCCGTTCCCGGGCACGATCCGAACAGGAGGGGCGGACAGAGCTGTGGAATTCACTGCGGGCGGACTGCTGGAGGTCCGGATTACCCCGGCTGACGTGGGTAAACGAGTCTCTGTACGACGGGTGGAGGGCGGGCTGAGCGGATCACCCGAGTTCACGGACACGGTCGGGGTTCTCACATCCTGGGACCAGGGTGTGCTGGTGATCACACGGAAGAACGGCCAGTCCGTCCGCATCGCGGAATCCTTGCTGGTCGCGGGCAAGGTGGTGCCCCCGGCACCGGCCCGCAGGCGGGGTCCGGCAGCCTCTTTCGAGGAGCTCTCGCGGATCGCGGCGCGGTCGTGGCAGCCGCTGGAGAGCGAGCCGCTGGGCGGGTGGACGCTGCGGGCCGCGGCCGGCTTCACCCGGCGGGCCAACTCCGTGCTGCCGCTCGGCGACCCCGGGATACCGCTGGACGATGCACTCGCGCGAGTGACCTCCTGGTACGCGGAGCGCGGGCTTCCGGCCTACGTGCAGGCCGCGACCGGGGCCGCCGGTACGCAGGAACTGCTGTGCGCGAAGCTGGAGCGCCGGGGCTGGGTGTCCGAGGTGTCCGCGGAGGTACGGATCGGGGCGCTGGCCCCCGTGGCCGACGTCGAGGCGCCCGCCGCCGGGTCCGTACGTCTGACCCGTGTCCCGGACGAGGAGTGGCTCGGCCGCTACGGGAAGGTCACCGATCCGGACCTGGCCCGCCGGATGCTGGTGGAGGGCCCGTCGGTGTGGTTCGCGGCGCTGCCGGGCGGCCGGGCCATCGGCCGGCTCGTGGTCGACGGGCGGTGGGCCGGTTTCGCGGCGGTGACCGTCGATCCGGAGCACCGCCGGGCGGGTCTGGCGACGGCCGTGATGGCGGCTCTGGCCGGCAAGGCCCTGGAGGAGGGCGCCTCGGCGGCGTGGCTCCAGGTGGAGACGGACAATGCGGGGGCGCTGGCGCTGTACGACGGCCTCGGCTTCGCGACGCACCACGCGTACCACCACTACCGGCGCGGGGCGGCCTCGTGACGTCGCCCTGGCGGGAGCAGTTCGCGGCGGAGGCGCGCGCGGAGCGGCCGGACCTGGCGGTGCTGTGCCTGCTGTTGGCGGCGGAGGCGGACCCGGAGCTCCTGGGGGTCCCCCCGGTCGAAGACTGGGGGAGCGTCATGGACTGGGCCCAGATCGAACTGGACCGGCTCGCCGGGATGCTGCCGTACGGGCTGCGGGGCGCGCGGGAGTGGGCGTCGGCGGTCACGGAACTGCTGGGCGGCCGGCTCGGCTTCCACGGCACCCCGGCCGACTACGACCGCCTCGAATCCTCCCTCCTGCACGAGGTGCTGCGGCGTCGGCGCGGCCTGCCGATCCTGCTGTCCGTGGTCTGGCTGGAGGTCGCCCGGCGGGCGGGGGCGCCGGTGTACGGGCTGGGCCTGCCGGGGCACTTCGTGGTGGGCTTCGGGGATCCGGATGAGGGTGTGGTGGTCGACCCGTTCGCGGGCGGCGCGTCGCTGGGCGCCGGCCCGGCGGAGCTGGCCTCCGGGCCGCGCAGCCCGGCCCGGACCCTGGACATCGTGCTCCGCATCCTGAACAACGTCCGCGCGTGGGCGTCGGCCCGCCCGGAGCACTCGGGGGTCGCACTGTGGGCCCTTGAGCTGTCGCTGCTGCTGCCGTCGCATCCGGCGGCGCTGCGGTACGACCGGGCGCGGCTGCTCGTGGAACGGGGGGCGTTCCTGGCGGGGGCGGCCGAGCTGGAGTCGTACGCGGACGTGGTGGCGGTGATCGACGCCGATGCGGCGGCCCGCATCCGCGCGGAGGCCGCGGCCGCCCGGGCCCTCCTGAACTGACCCGGCTCCCCGTCCCCGGGGCTCCGCCCCAGGAGGCCGCGGACGCGACGGTGCCCCCGCCCGGGGTCGTCCGGACGGGGGCACGGTCATGTGCGGGCGGGGCCTAGCCGACGTTGGTGTCGATGACCACGGTGCGCTCGGCCGTGGTCTTGCCGCGCAGGGCCTTGGTGAGGGCGCCGGCCACGTCCTGCGGGGTGACCGCGGTCTTGTCGCCGGTGCCGCGGGTGATCAGGACCCCGTCGAAGGTGTTCCCGTACGTGGCCTTGAGCGCGTCGAGGTCGAACTTCTCGACGAGGTGGCCGTCCACGGGCTGCATGCTGAGGATCTTGGGCAGGGACTTGGCGCCGAAGGCGATGGACTTGCCGCCCACCTTCACGACGGCGTTCGCGGACATGGCGGGCTCCGCGAACTCCTTCATCGCCCGGTCGATCTCGGCCTGGTCGATGGTCGGCGCCTTGGTGGTGACGGGCAGTTCGGGCACGGCCGGCTCGCCGGACTCGACCAGGTCGCGGAAGGCCTTGGCGACGATGGCGGCCGAGGCGTCGACGTCGAGGGCGGCGCCGGGCTTGCCGGGGACGGCCACGGCCTTGCCGGTGTCGAAGGTGATCGTCGCCTCGGTGGCGGTGCCGGAGGTTCCGGCGAGCTCCTGGAGGGCTACCTGGAGCTTCTCCTCGTCGACCGGCATCACGGGCTCGGCGACGCGCTCGTTGCCGAAGAGCGAGCCGATGACCGTCATCGGGTTGTAGTCGCTGCCGACCGCGTTGCGAACGGTGGTCTGGCTGTCCAGGCTCAGGCCCGCCTTCTCCGGCTTCAGCTCGACCTGCTTGCCGCCGACGCTGAACTGGAGCGGCGCGGCAGCGCGGCTGCCGAAGGCGGTCTGGAGCTTGGACACGGCCTCGTCGCGGCTGCCGCTGATGTCGACGCCGAGGACGGTGGTGCCCTTGGGGACGTCGGAGTGGTTCAGGAGCAGGCCCGCGCCGTAGGCCACGCCGAACAGGGCGATGACCGCGCCGCCGAACGGGACCACCTTGGAGCGGCGCTTCTTCTTGGCGGGGGCGGGCTTCCCCTGAGCGGCCCTCGGCTTCGGCTGGGCGGGCGCGAGGCGGGGGGCGGCCGGGTCGGATGCCGGGGGCGGGGTGTCCAGCCCGGGGCCGGGCCAGCGGGGTGCTTCCCCGGCGCCGGGACCGTCGAAGGGACCGCCCACGCCGGGGCCGCCAAGGGGGCCTCCGACACCGGGGCCGCCGACTCGGGGGCCGCCGACGGGCCCGCCGACCGGGCCGCTGCCGAAGTTGGGGCCCGCGGTGGGGCCGGCGGGGCCCGCGGTGCCGGTGGGGGCGAAGCCCGGGGGTACCTGCGCGCCGGGCATGGGAGCGCCGCCCGGCACGGGACCTCCGGGCATGGGAGCCCCGGGCATGGACCCGCCCGGCATGGGAGCCCCGGGCATGGACCCGCCCGGCATGGGAGCGCCCTGCATCGGGCCGCCGGGCATGGGAGCGCCCTGCATCGGGCCGCCGGGCGTCGGGCCGCCTTGCATCGGGCCGCCCTGCATCGGGCCCGCGCCGTGGCCGTGGCGGAGCTCCGGACCGGGTCCGGCGGGAGCCATGGGCCGCTGCGCGAAGCCGCCGCCGGGCATGCCCGGGGCAGCCGGCGGGACGGCCGCGGGCGGCGGCACCGAGCCGGGGGCCGAGGCGCCGGTGGGGCGGGACGGCAGCAGCGCGGGCCGCTGCGCCGGCTGCGGAGCCGGGGCGGGGGCCTGCGGGGCGGACCCCTTGCGGGGGGCGAACCAGTTGCTGGCCGTCTCCGCGGGTTCCGCGGCCGGCTCCTGCTCGGCCTCGATCCGGGTCGGCTGGGGCTTCGGCCGCTGCGCGAGGCCCGGTGCGGCGCCCCCAGGGGCCTGCGGGGCCCCCTGGGTCCGGCGCGGTGCCGGGTCGGGCGTCTGCTGCGCCGCTTCCGGCCGGGCCTCCGCCGAACCGTTGTCGGTACCCATCGCCTTGCGCACGACCACGGGCGGGATCGGCCGGGAACCCGGGATGTTGATACGGATCCGCGTCGTCAGCGTGGTCTCGGTCTTGGGTCCGTCGGAATCGGGCGTTGACGGGTTCGAGGTCACAGAGTTCTCCTCCGGGGTGTTCGCCGCGCCAGGTCCCGAGGGCACGGTCTGGCCGGTTCCATACGGCGGCGTACCCGAGGGGTAGGCGGCTCCACCGGACCGCTTGGGCCCGGAGGACGAACTGTCGGTTTCACGACTCAAGGCAGGTTCTCCCGGTTGGCTCCGCCGCCCGTCATACCGTGCGCGGGCAGCTCGGCGGCCCGTCCACCATACTGGCCGCCGCCCGGACGCAACTGACCCCCGGGATTCAGGGGTTCCCCGAAGCCCCCGCCGGACCCCTCCGGAGCGACCCGCGAGCCCCCGTGCGCCCCTCCCCCGTCACCTCTACCAAGTCCGACACCACGTCACTTGGCGGGCCGCCCGGCCGAAACCGATCCCTCCACCGGGCCGTGCATCGTGGCGCACATCACAGCGAGCACCGTTCCACCCAAAAGGTAGGCGTACATACCGATTCCGGACGAACTCAACAGGAAGTCGCCCTCGGGGCGCGGGGCTCCGAGCATCACGTACGAGAGGAACCAGCCGCCGGCCGCCCCGCCCACGCCGAGCCCGACGCCGAGGGCGATGCGGCCGCCGAGGAAGAGCCCGAGGACGGCCAGCAGGCCGAGCAGCAGCCCGCCGGGGAACCACAGGTCCAGCGCCAGCCAGCCGGCCAGGCCGGTCAGCACGCCGAGCACCAGCAGGCCCAGGGCGCCGGCGATCCGGCCCGGGGTCAGTGCCGCGGTCATGCCCCGACCCCCGCGAAGAGGTCGTGCTCGCGCCCGCCCGCCGTCACTCCCTGCTCGCCCGCGACGAGTTCGTAGTACTCGCGGGTGAACAGGGGCTGCGCGAGGTCGTTGGAGAGGGCGAAGAAGGTTCCGTCCACGGCGATCTGGGTGGCGTGGGCGCGCATCGCGGCCGCCTTCGCCGCCACCAGCTCCCGCGGGGCCTCGATCTCGGTGGTGATCCGCTCGTCGGCGACCACCCCGGGGATGTCCTGCGGGGCGGCGATCCCCGGGAACGGCGACTCGGCTCCGGCGGCGCGCAGTTCGGCGAAGCCCTCCTCGACCACCGAGAGCGGGACGCGGTTCCAGTAGACCTTCGCGATCCCGTGCGGCCGGCCCAGGTCGCGCCGGTAGGTGCCCTCGGCGGCCAGTTCGGCGGCGCGCGTGGCGACCCGGTGGGCCTGAATGTGGTCGGGGTGCCCGTATCCGCCGTTCGGGTCGTAGGTGACGAGCACCTGCGGGCGCACCTCGCGGATCACCTCGACGAGGTAGGCGGCGGCCTCGTCCACGTCGGCGGACCAGAAGGCCCCGGGGCGGGTGTTCTGCGGGGCGCCCATCATCCCGGAGTCCCGGAAGCGGCCGGGGCCGCCGAGGAACCGGTGGTCGGTGACGCCGAGTTCCGCCATGGCCTCGGCGAGCTCGCGAACGCGGTGGGCACCCAGGGTGTCGTCGCGGTCGGCCGCCAGGTGGGCGAGGCCGGGCGGGATGACCTCACCCTCCTCGCCGAGGGTGCAGGTCACCAGGGTGACGTGGGCGCCCTCGGCCGCGTACTTGGCCATGGTGACGCCGTTGTTGATCGACTCGTCGTCCGGGTGCGCGTGCACGAGGAGCAGCCGACGGGCGGGAAGACCGTTCATGGGCCTACCCTACGAGCTCGACCTCAGAACTTGAGGCCACTGATCATGCTCGCCACGTTGGACGTGAGCTGGCTGAGGGTCGGGGCGATGGTCGAGCTCGCCAGGTAGAAGCCGAGCAGTACGCAGACCACCGCGTGTCCCGCCTTCAGGCCCGACCTGCGGACCAGCAGGAAGACGACGATCGCCAGCAGCACCACGGCCGAGATCGAGAGTGCCACGGCGGTTCACCTCCACGTCGAGCGGACATCGGTACGCGCATTCGTGCTCGGCAGGACTCATACCCACCGTGCGCTACGGATCATAACTATCCGTACCAGCGCATCGATCGAATTCCGGCAGCACGAGGGGCGCACGCCGCGCATGGGCTGGGTCACACAGAAGGCCGGTCGGAGAGCTCCTAAGCCTCTCCGACCGGCTGTCGGCACCCGCACGGCCGCACGTCACACAGGCTGCATGCCCCAGATCTCGGGGCAGAAACGGTCAAGTTGCCTGCATGTTAACCGAGTTGCCCCTACGAGCTCCCCCACCACACGGGTCGGCCGGGGACGGCCGCGGGTGGCCGGAAATCATCGCCCGCTCGACGGCCACGGCGCGGCGGGGCGCATCCGGCGGGATCCGCTCGGCCGTGCGCCCCGAACGGCCGCCCTGCGCCGGGTCATACGCCCCCCGCGTCCCCGGTGCCGCCGGGCTGCTCCCCCGCGTCCTGCGGGGGCGACGGCGGCACCACCTGCTTCTCCGCCGCGAAGTGACAGGCCGAGGGGTGGGCCGCCGGGCCCGAGGGGAAGACCGCGGGGACGGCGAGCAGCGGCACCTCGTCCGTGCAGCGCTGCTGGGCCTTCCAGCAGCGGGTGCGGAAGGGGCAGCCCGAGGGCGGGTTGGCCGGGGACGGGACGTCGCCGCTGAGGATGATCCGCTCGCGGTGGGCGCGGGCCTGCGGGTCCGGGACGGGCACGGCCGACAGCAGCGCCTGGGTGTAGGGGTGCGTCGGGTGGTCGTAGATCTGCGCGTCGGTGCCGATCTCCACGATCCGGCCCAGGTACATCACGCCGACCCGGTCGGAGATGTGCCGGACGATCGACAGGTCGTGCGCGATGAACACGTAGGACAGGTCGAAGTCGCTCTGGAGCCGGTCCAGCAGGTTGATCACCTGGGCCTGGACGGAGACGTCGAGTGCGGAGACCGGCTCGTCGGCGACGATGATCTCGGGCTGGAGGGCGAGGCCGCGGGCGATGCCGATGCGCTGGCGCTGGCCGCCGGAGAACTGGTGCGGGTAGCGGTTGATGTACTCGGGGTTGAGGCCGACCACGTCGAGCAGCTCCTGCACCTTGCGGCGCCGGTCGCCCTTCGGGGCCACCTCGGGGTGGATCTCGTACGGCTCCCCGATGATGTCGCCGACCGTCATGCGTGGGTTCAGCGAGGTGTACGGGTCCTGGAACACCATCTGGATGTTGCGGCGCACGGCCTTGAGGGCCTTGCCCGACAGCTTCGTCAGGTCCTCGCCCTTGTACGAGATCGAGCCGGCCGTCGGGCGTTCCAGGTTGACCAGCATCTTGGCGACGGTGGACTTGCCGCAGCCGGACTCGCCGACGATGCCGAGGGTTTCGCCGGCCCGCAGGTCGAAGGAGACCCCGTCCACCGCCTTGACCGCGCCGACCTGCTTGCGGAAGACGATGCCCTGGGTCAGCGGGTAGTGCTTGACCAGGTCCTTCACTTCCAGCAGGGACTCAGCCATGGAGGCACTCCTTCCAGAAGTGGCAGGCGCTGGTCCGCTCCCCGGGCGACCCGGTCACCTCGTACAGCGGCGGGACGTCGGTGCGGCACACGGCCTGCGCCATCGGACAGCGCGGGTTGAAGGCGCAACCGGGCGGGATCCTGAGCAGGTTCGGCGGCAGGCCCTTGATGGCGTAGAGCTCCTGGCCCTTCTGGTCCAGGCGCGGGATGGAGTCCAGCAGGCCGCGGGTGTAGGGGTGGGCGGGGGCTTTGTAGATGGCGTGGACGGGGGCCGCCTCGACGATCCGGCCCGCGTACATGACGGCGATCTTGTCGGCCACGTCGGCGACGACGCCGAGGTCGTGGGTGATCAGGATCAGGCCCATGTTCAGCTCGCGCTGGAGCTCGGCCAGCAGGTCCATCACCTGCGCCTGGACGGTGACGTCGAGGGCGGTCGTCGGCTCGTCCGCGATGATCAGCGAGGGCTCCAGGGCCAGCGCCATGGCGATCATGATGCGCTGGCGCATGCCGCCCGAGAACTGGTGCGGGTAGTCGCCCACCCGCTCCTTCGCCGCCGGGATCTTCACCCGGTCCATCAGCTCGACGGCCTTGGCCTTGGCCTGCTTGCGGGACATCCCGCGGTGCACTTCGTACATCTCGCCGAGCTGCGCGCCCACGCTCAGCACCGGGTTCAGGGAGGACAGCGCGTCCTGGAAGATCATGGCCATCTCGGCGCCGCGGACCTTGCGCCGTTCGTCCTCCTTCATCTTCAGGAGGTCCTTGCCCTTGAACAGGATCTCGCCGCTCGTGATGCGGCCCGGCGGCATGTCCAGGATGCCCATCACCGCCTGGGCGGTCACCGACTTGCCGGACCCCGACTCGCCGAGCACGGCGAGGGTCTCGCCCTCGTCCACCGAGTAGTCGACACCGTTGACCGCCTTCGCGACTCCGTCGCGCGTCTTGAATTCCACGTGCAGGTCGCGGACTTCGAGCAGCATGTGCGGGGCTCCTCAGCGCAGCTTGGGGTCGAGGGCGTCGCGCACCGCGTCGCCGAGCATGATGAAGGCGAGCACTGTGAGGCTCAGCGCGCCCGCCGGCCACAGCAGCATGTGCGGGGCGTTGCGGATCTGCGAGGCGGCGTTGGAGATGTCGATGCCCCAGGAGACGGTGGGCGGTCGCAGGCCCACGCCGAGGAAGGACAGGGTGGCCTCCAGGGCGATGTACGTGCCCAGGGCGATCGTGGCGACGACGATGACGGGTGCGATGGCGTTGGGCGCCACGTGCCGCAGCAGCATCCGGCCGTTGCCCGCGCCGAGGGCCCGGGCGGCCTGGACGTAGTCGTTCTGTTTGGCGGTGATCACCGAGCCGCGGGCGATGCGGGCGATCTGCGGCCAGCCCAGCAGCACGATGAAGCCGACGACGGGCCAGACGGTGGTGCTGGTGACGACGGACAGGAAGACCAGGCCGCCGAGGACCACGGGGATGCCGAAGAAGATGTCGGCGACCCGGGAGAGCAGCGAGTCTCCCCAGCCCCCGAAGAAGCCGGCGAGCCCGCCGAGGAGGGAGCCGAGCAGGGCGGCGCCGAGGGTGGCGCAGACGCCGACGGTGATGGAGGCGCGGGCTCCGTAGACGGTGCGGGTGTACACGTCGCAGCCCTGGGTGTCGTAGCCGAAGGGGTGGCCCGGGGACGAGCCCTGCTGCGATTTGGACAGGTCGCACTGGAGCGGGTCGCCGCTCGCGATGAGCTGGGGCCAGATCGAGATGACGACGAGGAAGAGGATCAGCAGGGAGGAGAGGAGGAAGACGGGGTTGCGGCGCAGCTGGTGCCAGGCGTCCGACCACAGCGAACGGGCCTTCTCGGAGGGGCCGGCGGGCCCCGGGGGGCCGGGCACCTTCTCCAGGCTTTCGGCCTCTTCCAGGGCCAGATCCATCACTCCACCCTGACCGGTCGGGGACATCGCCTCGTGCGGCCGGGGACCGACGGGGTCGTAGCCGTGCTCTTCGGGGCGCTCGGGACGCTCGGGGTCGGGCTCAGGCATAACGGATCCTCGGGTCCAGGACCGCGTAGAGCAGGTCGACCAGCAGGTTCGCCAGCAGGAAGACGATGACGAGGATGGTCACGAAGCCGACCACCGTGGGTGAGTTGTTGCGCAGGATGCCCTGGTAGAGCTGGTAGCCGACGCCGTGGATGTTGAAGATCCGCTCGGTGACGATGGCCCCGCCCATCAGGGCGCCGATGTCGGTGCCGATGAAGGTGACCACCGGGATCAGGGAATTGCGCAGCAGGTGCCGGGTGATGACCCGGCGCCGCGGCAGGCCCTTGGCGACGGCGGTGCGGACGTAGTCGGCCTTGACGTTCTCGGCGATGGAGGTGCGGGTCAGCCGGGTGACGTAGGCGAGTGAGACCAGCGCGAGCACGATGCCGGGCAGGATCAGCTCGCTGAAGGGGGCGTCCGGGGAGACGGTGGGCCGTACCCAGCCCCATTTGACGCCGAAGACGAACTGGAGCAGGTAGCCCGTCACGAAGGTGGGCACGGAGATCACCACGAGGGTCATCACCAGCACCGAGGTGTCGACGGCCTTGCCCCGGCGCAGTCCGCTGACCACACCGAGGGTGATGCCGATGACGATCTCGAAGAAGATCGCGACGATGGTCAGGCGCAGGGTGACGGGGAAGGCCGAGGCCATCAGCTCGGTGACGGGCTGGCCGTTGAAGGCGGTGCCGAAGTCGCCCTGGAAGATCTGGCCCATGTAGTGCAGGTACTGCTTCCACAGGGGCTGGTCGAGGTAGAGGTCCTTGCGGATGCGCGCGGCGGTGGCGGGGTCGGGGGCCTTGTCGCCGAAGAGGGCCGCGACCGGGTCGCCGAGCGCGTACACCATGAAGAAGATCAGGAACGTGCTGCCGATGAACACCGGGATCATCTGGAGCAGCCGCCGGATCACATAACGTCCCATGGACTGCTCCAGGATCGATCCGAAGGTCGGTCAGCTGACCTTGATCTGGTCGTAGACCGGGACGCTGAACTGGTTGAGCGTCACGTCCGAGATCCGCTCGGAGTAGCCGGCGCTGCCGTTCTGGTACCAGAGCGGGATCGACGGCATCTGCTCGGCGAGGATCTTCTCGGCTTCCTGGAACGTGGCGGTCGCCTTGGCCGCGTCGCTCTCACGGTTCGCCTCGTCGACGAGCTTGTCGAACTCCGGGTTGCTGAACTTCCCGTAGTTGGAGGAGGCGCCGGTGTAGTACAGCGGCTGCAGGAAGTTCTGGATCAGCGGGTAGTCGGCCTGCCAGCCGGAGCGGAAGGGGCCGGTCAGCTTGTAGGAGCTCTGCTGGTTGCGGAAGTCGGCGAACGTGCCGACCGGGTTGACCGTGCAGACCGGGCCCTCGCCCAGCGCGTTGTTGATGCTGTTGCAGACGGCGTCCATCCACTCGCGGTGCGAGCCGGTGTCCACGTTCGAGGTCAGCGTGACCTTGCCGCCGGGGAGTCCGCCGCCCTCCGCGATGAGCTTCTTGGCCTCGGCCGGGTCGAAGACGCAGGCGTCGCCGCAGACCGTGGCGGAGAAGCCGCCCTTCTCGCCGAGGGCCGGCGAGGTCCAGTCCTTGGCGGGGGTGCGGGTCTCGCGGAAGATCTGCTGGGTGATCTCGTCGCGGTTGATCGCCCGCGAGATGCCCTGGCGGACCTTCTCCGAGCCCGCCTTGCTCCACTGGGGGTCGTACAGCGGGAAGGTGAGGGTCTGGATGATGAGGGCCGGCTGGTTGATGTACCGGTCGCCGAGGTCGTTCTTGACGTTCTTCAGCTGCTGCGCCGGGACGTCGTCGACGAGGTCGAGGTTGCCGGAGATCAGGTCGGTGTAGGCGGTGTTGTTGTCGGTGTAGACCTTCAGGTCCACTCCGTTGTTCTGCGCCTTGTCCTCGCCGGTGTACGCGTCCCACTTGCGCAGCTTCATCCCGGTGCCCTTGGTGTACGAGTCCACCGTGTACGGGCCGTTGCCGACGGGCTTGTTCAGCCAGCCGGCGTGGTCGGTGAAGAAGGCCTTGGGCAGCGGGGAGAAGGCCTGGTAGCCGAGGGTCTCGGGCCAGGTGGAGAACTTGTCCTTCAGGGCGACCGTGAAGGTCTTGGGGTCCTTGACGACCAGTCCGGACATCGTCTTGGACTTCGGCTCGCCGGACTCCGGGTGCACGTCCGCGTAGCCGACGATGTCGGCGAAGAACGGCGAGTTGTTCTGCTTGTTGCGCACGTCCGCGCCGTAGTTCCACGCGTCCACGAAGGACTGGGCGGTGACGGGCTCGTCGTTGCTGAACTTCCAGCCGTCCTTCAGCGTGATCGTGAAGTTCTGGCTGTCGGTCGTCTCGATCTTCTCGGCGAGCATGTTGTTGGCCTCGCCCGTCTTCGGGTCGTACCGCTTCAGACCCCGGAAGAGCATGTCGAGGACCTTGCCGCCCTGCACCTCGTTGGTGTTGGCCGGCTCCAGCGGGTTCTGCGGGTCACCCCACGAGGAGCTGACGATTCCCGCGCCACCGCCCCCGCCGCTGTCGCTGTCCCCACCGCAGGCCGTCGCCGCGAGGGCGACGGCCACCGCACAAGCGGCCCACTTGGCGTGGGTGGCTCCGCGCATGAAGTGCCTCCTATGGTCCCAAGACTCGCTTGGGGCCAATGTCACCCGTTATGGGGTTCCCCGCACTTCTGGTTGGACCGATTGCACCCGTGCGTCCGCCGCCTGTCACCCGTGCGAGTGCAAAGGCAGCTCCCAGGTTTCCACCGCGTAGTGCAGGCCCATGCCGTGCGCCTCGTACAGGGCGAGGGCGCCGGTCTCGTTGTGGGTGTCCACGCCGAGGCCCACGGTGTCCCGGCCGCGGGCCGCGTAGACGGCGAAGCCGTGGCGCAGCAGGAAACCGCCGATGCCGCGGGCCCGCGCGTCCTCGCGCACGCCGAGGTGGCTGACCCAGCCCATGCTGGTGCGGTCGTCGCGGGTGAGGAGTACAGCTACGTCGCCGAGCTCGGGCAGGCTCGCGATCCACACCAGGGACCAGTCGAGCTCCCGGGCGTCGAGGTGGTCCAGCCAGGGCTCGTAGGCGCGCTCCACATGGCCGTAGTGCGCGGCGAAGGTCTCCTCTACGAGGGCGTGGGCCCGGCGGCGGTCGGCCTCGTCGGCGCCGCAGTGGCGCAGGACGAGCCCCTGCGCCGGGACCGGGGGGAGGTCGGCGGCCGGGTCGAGGGCGCGGGTCAGCACGTGGTAGCGGCGGACACCGCGGTAGCCGCGTGCGGTCAGCAGGGAGAGGTCGAGGGTGGGCTTCACGTTGAGCTGGATCCGCAGCCGGGCCGGCTCCGCCGGGGCGGCGGCGGCCAGCTCGCGGGCCCGGGCTTCCATGAGTTCCAGCAGGCGTTCGGCGGCTTCGGAGTGCTCCGGTCCCGGCAGCACGTAGTGGTCCCCGTCGACGCGGCCGGGGCCGGAGTCGTTCCAGACCAGGGCGTAGGCCACGAGCCGGCCGTCCCGGAAGGCGAGCCAGGAGTCGGTGGCCAGGTCGATCTCGGGGTGGTTGAGGTCGGCCTCGACGGTGCCGAGGTCGGTCTCGGGTCTGCCGATCTCGATGATGTCGACGGCGTTGAGCAGGGCGCAGATCTCGGACGCGTCCCCGGGCCCTGCGGGCCGGACGGTGAGCGGCGGGTGCGGTTCACGCATCCGCTCACTGTCCGGGGGCGCGGGGTGCGAGCGCAACCGCCTTTGCCCGCGGCGCCGCCGCCGGGGCTCCGCCCCGGACCCCGCGCCTCAAACGCCGGCGAGGCTGAGATGCGCCCGCGCCGGCCCCCGTAGGAAACGGCAGGGCGCCCGGCACCGGAGGAATCCGGTGCCGGGCGCCCTGAACGCCGTACGGCAGCGTGCTGCGCGCCGAGCGCCACGCGGGATCAGACGGCCAGAATGGCCCGCTCCTCCGCGAAGTGGCACGCCGACTCGTGCGCCGCGTGCGTGTCCTGGCCCTGGAAGCGGGTCGGGATCGCCAGCAGCGGCTCCTCGGTGGAGCACTTGTCCTGGGCCTTCCAGCAGCGGGTGCGGAAGCGGCAGCCCGACGGCGGGTTGGCCGGGGACGGGACGTCACCGGTGAGGATGATCCGCTCGCGGTTCTCGCGGACCTCGGGGTCCGGGACCGGGACCGCCGACAGCAGCGCCTGGGTGTAGGGGTGCGTCGGGTGGTCGTAGATCTGCGCGTCCGTGCCGATCTCGGCCATCTTGCCGAGGTACATGACGCCCACGCGGTCCGAGATGTGCCGGACGATCGACAGGTCGTGCGCGATGAAGACGTAGGAGAGGTTGAACTCGTCCTGCAGCTTCTCCATCAGGTTGATGACCTGCGCCTGCACCGACACGTCGAGCGCGGAGACCGGCTCGTCGCAGATGATGATCTCCGGGTTGAGCGCGAGGCCGCGGGCAATGCCGATGCGCTGGCGCTGACCGCCGGAGAACTGGTGCGGGTAGCGGTTGATGTACTCCGGGTTCAGACCCACGACGTCCAGGAGCTCCTGGACCTTGCGGCGCCGGTCGCCCTTCGGAGCCACCTCGGGGTGGATCTCGTACGGCTCCCCGATGATGTCACCGACCGT
This genomic window from Streptomyces sp. NBC_01351 contains:
- a CDS encoding GNAT family N-acetyltransferase; translation: MREPHPPLTVRPAGPGDASEICALLNAVDIIEIGRPETDLGTVEADLNHPEIDLATDSWLAFRDGRLVAYALVWNDSGPGRVDGDHYVLPGPEHSEAAERLLELMEARARELAAAAPAEPARLRIQLNVKPTLDLSLLTARGYRGVRRYHVLTRALDPAADLPPVPAQGLVLRHCGADEADRRRAHALVEETFAAHYGHVERAYEPWLDHLDARELDWSLVWIASLPELGDVAVLLTRDDRTSMGWVSHLGVREDARARGIGGFLLRHGFAVYAARGRDTVGLGVDTHNETGALALYEAHGMGLHYAVETWELPLHSHG
- a CDS encoding ABC transporter ATP-binding protein: MAELTKNAPEREPILQVRNLVKHFPLTQGILFKKQVGAVKAVDGISFDLYQGETLGIVGESGCGKSTVAKLLMSLETATAGEVFYKGQDITKLSGKALKVVRRNIQMVFQDPYTSLNPRMTVGDIIGEPYEIHPEVAPKGDRRRKVQELLDVVGLNPEYINRYPHQFSGGQRQRIGIARGLALNPEIIICDEPVSALDVSVQAQVINLMEKLQDEFNLSYVFIAHDLSIVRHISDRVGVMYLGKMAEIGTDAQIYDHPTHPYTQALLSAVPVPDPEVRENRERIILTGDVPSPANPPSGCRFRTRCWKAQDKCSTEEPLLAIPTRFQGQDTHAAHESACHFAEERAILAV